From one Dysidea avara chromosome 9, odDysAvar1.4, whole genome shotgun sequence genomic stretch:
- the LOC136266260 gene encoding high affinity copper uptake protein 1-like isoform X1: MDMMPMNCTMPMNCSMSMGPMKMQMYFYFGVHNVTVLFEGWDINSVGAMVGTFFAIFVMALLYEGLKVFREVLHRNKSKIFGKIGPNTVQYMKVPSSAELVPQPNSYNVPVGATLGIHIIQTLLHMLQVTISYFLMLVAMTYNVWLFVAIVLGAGAGYFLFARFRGPGTRSGQDANEHCH; the protein is encoded by the exons ATGGATATGATGCCAATGAATTGTACGATGCCCATGAACTGTAGTATGAGCATGGGACCGATGAAGATGCAG ATGTACTTCTACTTTGGGGTTCATAACGTCACGGTGTTGTTTGAAGGATGGGACATAAATTCCGTAGGAG CAATGGTGGGGACTTTCTTTGCCATTTTTGTGATGGCATTGTTGTATGAAGGACTGAAGGTGTTCCGTGAGGTGTTGCACAGGAACAAGAGTAAGATATTTGGCAAGATCGGTCCTAACACTGTTCAGTATATGAAAGTGCCGTCATCTGCAGAATTAGTCCCTCAACCAAACTCCTACAA TGTTCCAGTTGGTGCCACCCTTGGAATACACATTATTCAGACATTACTTCATATGTTACAAGTTACAATTAGTTACTTCTTGATGTTGGTTGCTATGACTTACAATGTATGGCTATTCGTTGCCATAGTGTTGGGGGCGGGAGCTGGATACTTCCTGTTTGCAAGATTTCGTGGGCCAGGTACCCGGTCTGGCCAAGATGCTAACGAACACTGCCATTAA
- the LOC136266260 gene encoding high affinity copper uptake protein 1-like isoform X2: MDMMPMNCTMPMNCSMSMGPMKMQMYFYFGVHNVTVLFEGWDINSVGAMVGTFFAIFVMALLYEGLKVFREVLHRNKSKIFGKIGPNTVQYMKVPSSAELVPQPNSYNVGGGSWILPVCKISWARYPVWPRC, translated from the exons ATGGATATGATGCCAATGAATTGTACGATGCCCATGAACTGTAGTATGAGCATGGGACCGATGAAGATGCAG ATGTACTTCTACTTTGGGGTTCATAACGTCACGGTGTTGTTTGAAGGATGGGACATAAATTCCGTAGGAG CAATGGTGGGGACTTTCTTTGCCATTTTTGTGATGGCATTGTTGTATGAAGGACTGAAGGTGTTCCGTGAGGTGTTGCACAGGAACAAGAGTAAGATATTTGGCAAGATCGGTCCTAACACTGTTCAGTATATGAAAGTGCCGTCATCTGCAGAATTAGTCCCTCAACCAAACTCCTACAA TGTTGGGGGCGGGAGCTGGATACTTCCTGTTTGCAAGATTTCGTGGGCCAGGTACCCGGTCTGGCCAAGATGCTAA